A single Macaca mulatta isolate MMU2019108-1 chromosome 11, T2T-MMU8v2.0, whole genome shotgun sequence DNA region contains:
- the OLR1 gene encoding oxidized low-density lipoprotein receptor 1 (The RefSeq protein has 1 substitution compared to this genomic sequence) has translation MTFDDLKIQTMKDQPDEKSNGKKAKGLQFLYSPWWCLVAVTLAVLCLGLGVTIMVLGMQLSQVSNLLKQQQTNLTHQKNKLEGQISARQQAEEASQESQNELKEMIETLAWKLNEKSKEQMELHHQNLNLQETLKRVANCSAPCPQDWIWHEENCYLFSTGSFNWEKSQEKCLSLDAKLLKINSTADLDFIQQAISYSSFPFWMGLSRRNPSYPWLWEDGSPLMPHLFRIRGAVSQTYPSGTCAYIQRGAVYAENCILAAFSICQKKANLRAQ, from the exons ATGACTTTTGATGACCTAAAGATCCAGACTATGAAGGACCAGCCTGATGAGAagtcaaatggaaaaaaagctAAAG GCCTTCAGTTTCTTTATTCTCCATGGTGGTGCCTGGTTGCTGTGACTCTGGCAGTCCTCTGCCTGGGATTAGTAGTGACCATTATGGTGCTGGGCATGCAAC TGTCCCAGGTGTCTAACCTCCtaaagcaacagcaaacaaaccTAACTCACCAGAAAAATAAACTGGAGGGACAGATCTCAGCCCGGCAACAAGCAGAAGAAGCTTCACAGGAATCACAAAACGAACTCAAGGAAATGATAGAAACCCTTGCTTGGAAGCTGAATGAGAAATCCAAAGAGCAAATGGAACTTCACCACCAGAATCTGAATCTCCAAGAAACACTGAAGAGAGTAGCAAATTGTTCAG ctccTTGTCCGCAAGACTGGATCTGGCATGAAGAAAACTGTTACCTATTTTCCACGGGCTCATTTAACTGGGAAAAGAGCCAAGAGAAATGCTTGTCTTTGGATGCCAAGTTGCTGAAAATTAATAGTACAGCTGATCTG GACTTCATCCAGCAAGCAATTTCCTATTCCAGTTTCCCATTCTGGATGGGGCTGTCTCGGAGAAACCCCAGCTATCCATGGCTCTGGGAGGACGGTTCTCCTTTGATGCCCCACTT ATTTAGAATCCGAGGTGCTGTTTCCCAGACATACCCTTCAGGTACCTGTGCATATATACAGCGAGGAGCTGTTTATGCGGAAAACTGCATTTTAGCTGCCTTCAGTATATGTCAGAAGAAGGCAAACCTAAGAGCACAGTGA
- the TMEM52B gene encoding transmembrane protein 52B isoform X1, translating to MDAQCKILKKQEFSPMGVRIHVATASALVHCILLSGTRCEENCGNPEHCLTTDWVHLWYIWLLVGIGALLLLCGLSSLCFRCCCLSRQQNGEDGGPPPYEVTVIAFDHDSTLQSTITSLQSVFGPAARRILAVAHSHSSLGQLPSSLDTLPGYEEALHMSRFTVARCGQKAPDLPPVPEEKQLPPIEKEST from the exons ATGGATGCCCAGTGCAAGATTCTGAAGAAACAGGAATTCAGCCCGATGGGAGTCCGAATTCATGTCGCGACGGCCTCTGCCCTGGTGCATTGCATCCTG CTTTCTGGGACGAGATGCGAGGAAAACTGTGGTAATCCTGAACA tTGCCTGACCACAGACTGGGTACATCTCTGGTATATATG GTTGCTGGTGGGAATTGGTGCGCTGCTTCTGCTGTGTGGCCTGTCTTCCCTGTGCTTCCGCTGCTGCTGTCTGAGCCGCCAGCAAAATGGGGAAGATGGGGGCCCACCGCCCTATGAAGTGACTGTCATTGCTTTCGATCACGACAGCACTCTCCAGAGCACTATCACAT CTCTGCAGTCGGTGTTTGGCCCTGCAGCTCGGAGGATCCTGGCTGTGGCGCACTCCCACAGCTCCCTGGGCCAACTGCCCTCCTCTTTGGACACCCTCCCAGGGTATGAAGAAGCTCTTCATATGAGTCGCTTCACAGTAGCCAGGTGTGGGCAGAAAGCACCTGATCTACCCCCAGTGCCTGAAGAAAAGCAGCTG
- the TMEM52B gene encoding transmembrane protein 52B isoform X2: protein MSRRPLPWCIASCCLTTDWVHLWYIWLLVGIGALLLLCGLSSLCFRCCCLSRQQNGEDGGPPPYEVTVIAFDHDSTLQSTITSLQSVFGPAARRILAVAHSHSSLGQLPSSLDTLPGYEEALHMSRFTVARCGQKAPDLPPVPEEKQLPPIEKEST from the exons ATGTCGCGACGGCCTCTGCCCTGGTGCATTGCATCCTG tTGCCTGACCACAGACTGGGTACATCTCTGGTATATATG GTTGCTGGTGGGAATTGGTGCGCTGCTTCTGCTGTGTGGCCTGTCTTCCCTGTGCTTCCGCTGCTGCTGTCTGAGCCGCCAGCAAAATGGGGAAGATGGGGGCCCACCGCCCTATGAAGTGACTGTCATTGCTTTCGATCACGACAGCACTCTCCAGAGCACTATCACAT CTCTGCAGTCGGTGTTTGGCCCTGCAGCTCGGAGGATCCTGGCTGTGGCGCACTCCCACAGCTCCCTGGGCCAACTGCCCTCCTCTTTGGACACCCTCCCAGGGTATGAAGAAGCTCTTCATATGAGTCGCTTCACAGTAGCCAGGTGTGGGCAGAAAGCACCTGATCTACCCCCAGTGCCTGAAGAAAAGCAGCTG